GGCTTgccaacatgcgtggaggcatggcgccttgaggattggtccatggacgtatgggagtccttgggcgaCGAGGGAGACTATTCAGAcagtatcgaatggggcatgatagaAGCGTTGGCACGTTAGCTTGGTGTTGACATCTtgccacacatgctaccttggtcacgtgtgacaaggtgagcgtcggtgttgggatttgtcttaccatggtgggaacctatggacagtgcgagtatcttggctagagagcctcgatgcatggaagcactcatggatgcttgcgagcatgacttggcgggagttgttcgagagacgGAAGTGTGCACGAGGCACACGGTCGCGCGAAAAATGAGCCCATTATTACTCGGATGGTTGGAAGGTTGACCTTGGCTTAGAAAAGTCAAGGTGCCGCACGGGTGTTCCGGTTCCTGAAGAGGTGAGCCCGTGACACTCAGCATTGTAATGAACTAGTTTAGGTAATTGAGAAGATTTATGAGGTGTGAGAGGTAAagaattagatttttttttaatatagtttttatCAAATTACAAAAATCTCTTCATAGAGTTAAATGCTTAAGAATTCAAATCTTATTATAAACAATTTAATTCTTTCatcttttataaaaagaaaattgctAAAAAACATTATTGGTATTTAACATCCTCCTCGGTGTCATACtgctattagtgtaatttagtatcaaatttcatataatttaaaaaaaatagctttTAACCACTTGAGACTAGCTCATGTGGCCATAGAAGGGTGAGCGTGTGTTGGAAGTCCTAGGTTCGAGTCCTAAGTTAtgcattattataatatataaatgctTAATAGCTCGTTTACGTTTACTAAGTcacattgtattatattaaattagattatatatcatattttcatataatattatattaaactttaatttatactaaaatattatatatttatgtgctCATAGAAGTCAATACCAAACGAAtcctaaatgaaaaaaaataaataatttttaaaaaatatcgctaATCAATCGAGGACCATCACTTATAAAAAATACTGAGCATTAATAGTGTCTAATaacaatttataaataatagtaGCAAAATACTGAGCATTAATAGTGTCTAATATAACTTGAAACCACATTAATATTTACAGTGATcctaataaaaaatagtagcaaaagtataattttttaattacagtTATACCCTTAAGTACCAACTTAAATTTATTAAGTGTCAACTCAAAAATACAGGATGACATAATATTAGATcacatattaaataattattatttattttatcttttaattaaaaatatacaaatttaaataaaaaattaaatcaatttttcaataattaattaaaaaaaaaagttttttatagagaaaaatataaaagtttttttatttatttaatacatGGTCCAATATATGTTATCATGTGTTTCTGAATTGGTATTTAATGGGTTTAGTTGGTTTTTAATGATACGGCTGCAATAAAATCGTAAAGTAAAATACTTTACaaccactttttttttattaaaattatatgtataacaACTATAAATGCTAAAAGAGTTTCACTGCAAATATctcttcaaattatttaaatttgctttcaattaaattattaacagttataaatatttaagtttgaaATGATTGTACtcatttatgatttttattcttttgcattgaaataatatttttattacataaaatatttatataaagtcatattttttcaacttcacatattcttgattttttttaagaacatccaataaaacaataatttaactatatattgttttctaaaaaaatttatttccatagtttgttcaattttaagttgattagtttccttacaaaaaaaatattgattagTCTTAATAGCCAAGTTTTGGTAGTTTGTTTTGTGCCAACTTTTGTTTATGTTGTGCCATTTATTAGGTCTTACACTATACCAATAACACATTATAACATTTGAAACATAACCAAAAatttgttaataaaaaaaatatatatcacatAAAAATACAGAAACTAAATAACTACAACTAACAAGTTAATTGTCTAAttaaaaatacacaaatttagattatgaattagtaaaattaaaatgtCAATATAAGATCAAATAATTATtccaaaaatttaaatgaaaacAACCTAAGATGACCAAATTAAGTTGTTAATATTGAAGGTTAATGTTGATGGAGCTTTGTTTGAGCATGAGGGTCGGTTTGGTGTGGGTTATGTAGCTCGTGACCACTGTGGTAATCTGCTTGAAGCCTTTACAACGGGAAAGATTGGACTAGTCCAACCTAAAATTGCAGAAATTATAGGCATAAAAGAAGCTTTAAGTTGGATTGCTTGCAATTCTTGGGGCACGTTTTGTTGGAGACTAATAACTTGGTCTGCTTCCAAGCTATCCAAAGTAAAATTTCTATGTCTTCTCAATTTGGTCTTCTCGTTCAAGATGTGCGCCATTTTTTTTCGTCTTACatttatattgatttttgttttgtaaaacgatccgCAAATAAGTTGACTCATTGCTTGGTaagagactcttgtttctctTCAGGTCGTGTGCTTCAGTTGGAGGACTGTTCCGCTAAAGTGCGATCATTGTTATAAacgatattattattaattaatgaatcTACtgtatttattcaaaaaaaaaaaaaaactgtcttGAGTAAAGACAACTACTTTATATGTAGGTAACTATATAAACTTGAATAGGCACACTAAAATAGACTTTAGCATGTAACATTGGTTTGACCATTCCTTATTGGATTGTCATTCTTGGGATAACAATTGTCAAGATAGTTTTGataagagcattgttattgggtaTCAGTGGTGTCTAAGACCTTCTAGCTGTGTCGCTTTGTAATTGACTAGCGATACTCTCtaaaagttattacattaaacTATATGAGACCGATACTTAATTTGACCAATATcgatattgacacgtaggagAGTGCTAAACACCATTGATGCCTTCTAGCATTTTTCTTTTGATACGCATATGAAACAAAGCCCCAAATAGCCAAAATCATAGCCATAGCTTTGATCCCATCCATATTTTCATGGAAGAAAAACACAGCCATAATTGGGACAATAGGTGAACCCAAAACACTTATGAGTTATGACATTAGAGAAGAGTGAAGAGACTTCTAGTACTAGACCCACTACTCCAATGAAGTAAACTTGCCATGTTATAGTGATCCATAATAATGTCATGACTACTTTCCCAAGTTGAAACTCATTCATTTCTTCCCTCTAACAAATTGCATTAAATACTGTCAATATATCAATGCTTTCAATGAACCTCCACAAATAAGAAATATCTTATTGGATCATGTTAGAGCTGGCAAAAGAGAATTGCTAAAATGTATCACTGGTACCTAGCACCTCCTCAATGTCATACCAattggtgtaattaaatatcaagccctatataatttaaaaaataacttttagaaAATATGACTAACCAATCATAAGGCATTATTTACAACTGGTACCCAATAGCAATTCTCCTGCCAAAAACATACTTATAACCACATTTTCTTTAATGATTGATAATGGTAGTTGATGACTagcattaatatattaatttattttccaaAATTGATATAAAGGCacttttacaaaattaataattttaaatataaaaagatGAAAAATAGGTGCATTGCTCAAAAAATCACCTTTGGTCTCTACAAAACAATTATATGAGAATAAATAGAAACATTAGGACAATAAATATCACATACTATTACAAAAAAGAGATTTTAGCTTGAGTAACAAAAGATacaatcttttattttattaaatactaTTCTCTCCTATTCTTTTACATGTAGATCTTAGAAAACAAGCAAAGCTAGTTCATAATTTCAACTATTGCTAATTGGATTGTCAAGATAGTTCTGATAAGCATATGAAACAAAGCCCCAAATAGCCAAAACCATAGCCATAGCTTTGATCCCATCCATCTTTTCATGGAAGAAAAACACAGCCATAATTGGGACAATAGACAAACCCAAAACACTTATAACATTGGAGAAGACAGAAGAAACTTGTAGCATTAAACCCAATAATCCAATAGAATAAACTTGCCATGTTATGGCTATCCATGATAATGTCATGACATATGAAACTTTCCCAAGTTCAAACTCATTCATTTCTTCCCTCAAACTTCTCCATTCACTACTTGCAAAAAGTCCAACAAGAACTACAATTGTTGCCACAAGTGATTGATACACTATGACATCAATGATCACTGAAAAGCTCTCCTTCTTAAGAACTTTATTCATGAAAAACTGCATTAAAGAGAGAGACAATCCATATGCTGCAGAGCCACTCACAGTGCAAACAAAGCCAATTGCATACTTCCCTTTTGAGACTTTAGAAGATTTTTGAGAACCGGGTTCTAATACGAGCAGAACAGAAGAGATGGTGAGAAGAACTAGGGAGTTGATTATGTAAGGAGTGAACTTATGTGAGTTTAGAAAGAATGAGAAGAAAGCATTGAAGGCCAATTGTGATGCTAAAATGATTGAGTAAGTTGACACTGGAAGGTACATCAGACCAACCGAGTATAGATAACAAATCGCTGCTGCAATTAGGCCAAGAACCAAGTAAACTGAGGCAACAATTAACATAGATGGTTTTTTTGATTGAAGAGGAAGTGTGTTAGTATTCATGTTGTGATTGTTTTTGGTTTTACACTTCATTTTTTGG
This region of Cannabis sativa cultivar Pink pepper isolate KNU-18-1 chromosome 7, ASM2916894v1, whole genome shotgun sequence genomic DNA includes:
- the LOC115698261 gene encoding purine permease 21 isoform X3 produces the protein MEKVQEIQLQLSIRAEEANEGDSHGYANESNQPTTAQTRKLGLWIRIGFYSFLVLSGQTAATLLGRLYYEKGGKSKWMGSFVQLGGFPILLPYYLFQKMKCKTKNNHNMNTNTLPLQSKKPSMLIVASVYLVLGLIAAAICYLYSVGLMYLPVSTYSIILASQLAFNAFFSFFLNSHKFTPYIINSLVLLTISSVLLVLEPGSQKSSKVSKGKYAIGFVCTVSGSAAYGLSLSLMQFFMNKVLKKESFSVIIDVIVYQSLVATIVVLVGLFASSEWRSLREEMNEFELGKVSYVMTLSWIAITWQVYSIGLLGLMLQVSSVFSNVISVLGLSIVPIMAVFFFHEKMDGIKAMAMVLAIWGFVSYAYQNYLDNPISNS